A genomic window from Flavobacterium sp. I3-2 includes:
- a CDS encoding PUR family DNA/RNA-binding protein has product MREHDLLEKDEIFSKVLRAGRRTYFFDVRSTKADDYYITITESKKFTEEDGSFHFKKHKIYLYKEDFTSFREILDEMTQFVLDHKGEEVISERHQKDFKRDFADVEEMPSSSFTNINFDDI; this is encoded by the coding sequence ATGAGAGAACATGACTTATTAGAAAAAGATGAAATTTTTTCTAAAGTATTACGAGCAGGAAGAAGAACTTATTTTTTTGATGTTAGATCAACAAAAGCTGACGATTATTATATAACAATTACCGAAAGTAAAAAATTCACTGAAGAAGATGGATCTTTTCACTTCAAAAAACACAAAATTTATCTGTACAAAGAAGATTTTACTTCATTCAGAGAAATTTTAGACGAGATGACTCAATTTGTTTTAGATCATAAAGGCGAAGAAGTTATTTCTGAAAGACACCAAAAAGATTTCAAAAGAGATTTTGCTGATGTTGAAGAAATGCCTTCATCAAGTTTCACAAATATTAATTTTGACGATATTTAA
- a CDS encoding ABC transporter ATP-binding protein — protein MKELKQLNKYFIKYKYRFILGIAITIASQVFSVFTPSFVGNIISALYDFHKSIVSSENVKELIIKNVLLILGTTLIAGFFTFLMRQTLIVMSRHIEFDLKNEIYKQYQNLSQSFYKRNKTGDLMSRISEDVGKVRQYVGPAVMYSVNTAIRMTVVIVQMYVTSPELTLYALLPVPFLAYVMMRLSKEINKRSFLYQQNLSRLSSFSQEIFSGIRVIKAYALENEKDKEYEKITTESKNIFMRLAKANAMIGPLMVLIIGISNLLVIYIGAKLFMNGTITEIGIIAQFILYINMLTWPIASLGWVSTMIQEADSSQKRINEFLNEKPEIVNNVSSNTPIEGKIEFRDVTFVYEDTNIQALTNVSFTLEQGKTLAILGKTGSGKSTILNLISRLYDTTSGEILIDDTNIKNINLNNLRNETAMVPQDAFLFSDSIKNNIKFGKEDATDEEIEHFTKLADVHKNIVKFEKKHDTILGERGLTLSGGQKQRVSIARALIKDPKILLLDDCLSAVDTETEETILNNLQQLTKNKTTIIVTHRVSSAKNANLILILEDGKIIEKGSHTELIEKNGYYKELYFKQLSEKEIS, from the coding sequence ATGAAAGAATTAAAACAATTAAACAAATATTTTATAAAATATAAATATCGTTTTATTTTGGGAATTGCAATTACAATTGCTTCTCAGGTATTTAGTGTTTTTACGCCTTCTTTTGTCGGGAATATAATATCTGCATTGTATGATTTTCATAAATCAATCGTTTCTTCAGAAAACGTTAAAGAATTAATCATTAAAAATGTGCTATTAATTCTAGGTACAACATTGATTGCAGGATTTTTCACTTTTTTAATGCGTCAAACATTGATTGTAATGTCGCGCCATATCGAATTTGATTTAAAAAACGAAATCTACAAACAGTACCAAAATTTATCCCAAAGTTTTTACAAACGAAACAAAACGGGAGATTTAATGAGCCGAATCTCTGAAGATGTGGGAAAAGTTCGTCAATATGTTGGGCCAGCAGTAATGTATTCTGTAAACACAGCTATTCGTATGACGGTTGTCATTGTACAAATGTATGTTACTTCGCCAGAATTAACTTTGTACGCTTTACTTCCTGTTCCGTTTTTAGCTTACGTGATGATGCGCCTAAGCAAAGAAATAAATAAACGTAGTTTTCTGTATCAGCAAAATTTATCACGCTTGTCATCATTCTCACAAGAAATTTTTTCAGGAATTCGCGTAATTAAAGCGTATGCTCTAGAAAACGAAAAAGATAAAGAATACGAAAAAATCACAACGGAAAGCAAAAACATTTTTATGCGTTTAGCTAAGGCAAACGCCATGATTGGACCTTTGATGGTTTTGATAATTGGCATCAGTAATTTACTTGTTATTTATATTGGAGCCAAATTATTTATGAATGGAACCATTACAGAAATTGGAATTATCGCACAGTTTATATTGTACATAAATATGTTAACTTGGCCGATTGCTTCGTTAGGATGGGTTTCAACCATGATTCAAGAAGCGGATTCGTCACAGAAACGAATTAACGAATTTTTGAATGAAAAACCAGAAATTGTAAACAATGTTAGTTCAAATACTCCAATTGAAGGAAAGATTGAATTTAGAGATGTAACTTTTGTTTATGAAGATACAAATATTCAAGCTTTAACAAATGTTTCTTTTACATTAGAACAAGGAAAAACTTTAGCCATTTTAGGAAAAACAGGTTCTGGAAAATCAACCATATTAAATTTAATTTCAAGATTATACGATACAACAAGTGGCGAGATTTTAATTGATGATACGAATATTAAAAATATCAATTTAAATAATCTTCGAAACGAAACAGCAATGGTTCCGCAAGATGCTTTTTTATTTTCTGATTCGATTAAAAACAATATTAAATTCGGAAAAGAAGATGCAACAGATGAAGAAATTGAACATTTTACAAAACTTGCAGACGTTCATAAAAACATCGTTAAATTCGAGAAAAAACACGATACAATTTTGGGAGAGCGCGGTTTAACTCTTTCTGGCGGACAAAAACAACGTGTTTCAATTGCTAGAGCATTGATAAAAGACCCTAAAATTTTACTTTTAGACGATTGTTTATCTGCTGTTGATACAGAAACTGAAGAAACGATTCTAAATAACCTACAACAATTAACAAAAAACAAAACAACAATTATTGTAACGCACAGAGTTTCGTCTGCAAAAAACGCTAATTTGATTCTGATTTTAGAAGACGGAAAAATCATAGAAAAAGGCTCACATACCGAATTAATTGAGAAAAACGGATATTACAAAGAATTGTATTTTAAACAACTTTCTGAAAAAGAAATTTCTTAA
- a CDS encoding Glu/Leu/Phe/Val family dehydrogenase, with protein sequence MTTNSYSPDELKKIDPVFGQFSFDNHEQIVFCNDKDTGLKAIIGIHNTVLGPALGGTRMWNYTSEWEALNDVLRLSRGMTYKSAISGLDLGGGKAVIIGDSKKDKNPEMLIAFAKYVDSLSGRYITAEDVGTTTPDMDLIHTITPHVTGISESLGGSGNPSPVTAYGVFMGLKAATNFQFGSDNLAGKKVLVQGIGNVGETLVKHLTDAGALVQIVDISEDRMQEVAKKYNAQIFSGSDIYSADVDIYAPCALGATINDDTIEKIKAKVIAGAANNQLAVEAVHGKRLQERGIVYAPDFLINAGGIINVFGEIAKYDAAEALRRTENIYNTTLDILNYAKEQGITANQAAMRKAEQRIEAKKNEKK encoded by the coding sequence ATGACAACAAATAGCTATAGTCCTGATGAATTAAAAAAAATCGACCCTGTTTTTGGTCAGTTTTCTTTTGATAACCATGAACAAATTGTTTTTTGCAACGACAAAGATACAGGTTTGAAAGCAATTATTGGTATTCATAACACAGTTTTGGGACCTGCTTTAGGAGGAACTAGAATGTGGAATTACACATCGGAATGGGAAGCTTTAAATGATGTATTGCGTTTGTCTCGAGGGATGACCTATAAATCGGCGATTTCTGGATTGGATTTAGGTGGAGGAAAAGCTGTAATTATTGGTGATTCTAAAAAAGATAAAAATCCTGAAATGTTGATTGCTTTTGCTAAATATGTCGATTCTTTAAGTGGGCGTTATATTACTGCAGAAGATGTTGGAACAACTACTCCAGATATGGATTTAATTCATACCATAACTCCTCATGTAACCGGGATTTCTGAAAGTTTAGGTGGTTCTGGAAATCCATCGCCAGTTACTGCTTACGGTGTTTTTATGGGTTTAAAAGCTGCAACTAATTTTCAATTTGGTTCTGATAATTTAGCTGGTAAAAAAGTACTCGTTCAAGGAATTGGAAATGTTGGTGAAACTTTAGTAAAACATTTAACAGATGCTGGAGCTTTGGTACAAATAGTTGATATTAGCGAGGATCGTATGCAAGAAGTCGCAAAAAAATATAATGCTCAAATTTTCTCTGGTTCTGATATTTATTCTGCCGATGTTGATATTTATGCACCTTGTGCTTTAGGTGCAACTATAAATGATGATACGATTGAAAAAATAAAAGCCAAAGTTATTGCTGGTGCTGCAAATAATCAATTAGCTGTAGAAGCAGTTCATGGAAAACGTTTACAAGAACGTGGAATTGTTTATGCACCTGATTTTTTAATTAATGCAGGTGGAATCATAAATGTATTTGGTGAAATTGCTAAATACGATGCTGCTGAGGCTTTACGAAGAACAGAAAATATTTATAATACAACTTTAGATATTTTAAATTACGCGAAAGAACAAGGTATTACAGCTAATCAAGCAGCAATGCGTAAAGCTGAACAACGTATTGAAGCTAAAAAAAATGAAAAAAAATAG
- the nusB gene encoding transcription antitermination factor NusB has product MLNRRHIRIKVMQTIYAMQQNQSDLMDSSEKFLTYSLESIRDLYLLMLSSLIEVQKVENEFLELSANKHLATPEERNPNKKFVNNSLLQVLVNSESLNNNIDESGIKDFKVNDQYIKILLSEIKESDLYKNYMKKSTSTFEEDRDFIVAIFTEIIAPNEKIYEYLEDNKLTWVDDIPLVNTAIQKQLKQLKSDVDYFRIPRVFKDEDDKEYAKILFRKTMLNARELADEFNDKTPNWDTERIAEIDIIILKMAICELQKFPSIPVKVTINEYLEIAKEYSTPKSSIFINGILDALVKEYQKEGKFAKVGRGLM; this is encoded by the coding sequence ATGTTAAACAGAAGACATATTCGTATAAAAGTGATGCAAACCATTTATGCGATGCAACAAAATCAATCCGATTTAATGGATTCGAGCGAGAAATTTTTAACCTATAGTTTAGAATCAATTCGCGATTTATACTTGTTAATGCTATCTTCTTTAATAGAAGTTCAAAAGGTAGAAAATGAATTCCTTGAACTTTCTGCAAACAAACATTTAGCTACTCCAGAAGAAAGAAATCCAAATAAAAAATTCGTAAACAATAGTTTATTACAAGTTTTAGTTAATTCTGAATCTTTGAATAATAATATCGATGAATCTGGAATTAAAGATTTCAAAGTAAACGATCAATACATCAAGATTTTACTTTCTGAAATTAAAGAATCTGATTTGTATAAGAATTACATGAAAAAATCGACTTCAACTTTCGAAGAAGATCGTGATTTTATTGTAGCTATTTTTACAGAAATTATCGCACCAAACGAAAAAATTTACGAATACTTAGAAGACAACAAACTAACTTGGGTTGATGACATTCCTCTCGTAAATACGGCAATTCAGAAACAATTGAAACAATTAAAATCAGACGTTGATTACTTTAGAATTCCTCGTGTTTTTAAAGATGAGGACGATAAAGAATATGCGAAAATTTTGTTTAGAAAAACTATGTTAAATGCGCGTGAATTAGCTGATGAATTTAACGACAAAACGCCAAATTGGGATACAGAACGAATTGCAGAAATTGATATCATTATCTTGAAAATGGCTATTTGCGAGTTGCAAAAATTCCCTTCAATTCCTGTTAAAGTAACAATTAACGAATATTTAGAAATTGCAAAAGAATATTCTACACCAAAAAGTAGTATATTTATCAACGGAATTTTAGACGCTTTAGTAAAAGAATACCAAAAAGAAGGAAAATTTGCTAAAGTTGGTAGAGGTTTAATGTAA
- a CDS encoding DUF1573 domain-containing protein: MKKIVFALAIASVAFVSCKKNEDASSKINSENPTTQSEVAPETQPNTVAQEGQVEQTPVASSKDGTAVANFNKKEHDFGTIKKGTKNETEFIVTNNGNTDLVIINASASCGCTVPDYPKTPIKPGSSAPIKVAFNASSPGAQSKTVTLTTNTATGSELLTVKANVEE, translated from the coding sequence ATGAAAAAAATAGTTTTCGCATTGGCAATTGCTTCGGTAGCATTTGTTTCATGTAAAAAAAATGAAGACGCATCTTCAAAAATTAATTCTGAAAATCCAACTACGCAAAGCGAGGTTGCTCCAGAAACTCAACCGAATACAGTAGCACAAGAAGGTCAAGTTGAACAAACTCCAGTTGCTTCAAGTAAAGACGGAACTGCAGTTGCAAATTTCAATAAAAAAGAACACGATTTTGGTACTATTAAAAAAGGGACAAAAAACGAAACTGAGTTTATCGTAACAAATAATGGAAATACTGATTTGGTTATTATCAATGCTTCTGCTTCTTGTGGATGTACAGTTCCAGATTACCCTAAAACACCAATCAAACCAGGAAGTTCAGCACCAATCAAAGTTGCTTTTAATGCTTCTAGTCCTGGAGCGCAAAGTAAAACAGTTACTTTAACTACGAATACAGCTACTGGATCTGAGCTTTTAACGGTTAAAGCTAATGTAGAAGAATAA
- the yajC gene encoding preprotein translocase subunit YajC codes for MENIQQFLPLVAMFAVLYFLMIRPQQKRIKNEKQFESALKVGDKIVTKSGIHARVSELHQDTIIIETMAGKLKIERNAVSIELSKKVNEKK; via the coding sequence ATGGAAAATATTCAACAATTTTTGCCTTTAGTGGCAATGTTTGCTGTGTTGTATTTTTTGATGATACGTCCGCAACAAAAAAGAATTAAGAATGAAAAACAATTTGAATCTGCTTTGAAAGTTGGTGATAAAATTGTTACTAAATCTGGAATTCATGCTAGAGTATCTGAACTACATCAAGATACAATCATCATTGAAACTATGGCAGGTAAATTAAAAATAGAACGCAATGCCGTTTCAATTGAATTATCTAAAAAAGTAAATGAAAAGAAATAA
- a CDS encoding SAM-dependent methyltransferase — MSEKGILYLIPVPLGDNNPEEVLPQSVKRIIDLIDTYVVENSKVARKFIKAIHPEKVQATLTLFELNKHTDSKEINDFIKPLLEGKNMGLMSDAGCPGVADPGAVVVKLAHEKGIKVVPLVGPSSILMSIMASGMNGQSFTFNGYLPIDKSEKKSALKNLERWSQERDQSQIFIETPYRNNQILDEMIQILNPNTLVCVACDISLPTEFIVTKPISLWKKSKPDLHKRPCIFIIHK, encoded by the coding sequence ATGTCCGAAAAAGGTATTCTATATTTAATTCCAGTTCCCTTAGGAGATAACAATCCAGAAGAAGTTTTACCACAAAGTGTTAAACGAATCATCGATTTAATTGATACTTATGTTGTGGAAAATAGTAAAGTTGCACGAAAATTCATTAAAGCAATTCATCCAGAAAAAGTGCAAGCAACTTTAACACTTTTTGAATTAAATAAACATACCGATTCCAAAGAAATAAATGATTTTATAAAACCTCTATTAGAAGGTAAAAATATGGGATTGATGAGCGATGCAGGTTGTCCTGGTGTTGCAGATCCTGGAGCTGTTGTTGTAAAATTAGCTCACGAAAAAGGAATTAAAGTTGTTCCGTTAGTTGGACCTTCTTCTATTTTAATGTCAATAATGGCTTCAGGAATGAATGGCCAATCTTTTACTTTTAATGGCTATTTACCAATCGATAAATCTGAAAAAAAATCGGCTTTAAAGAATTTAGAACGTTGGTCGCAAGAACGTGATCAATCTCAAATTTTTATTGAAACTCCTTATCGAAACAATCAAATCTTGGACGAAATGATTCAGATTTTAAATCCAAATACTTTGGTTTGTGTTGCTTGTGATATTAGTTTGCCCACTGAGTTTATTGTTACGAAACCGATTAGTTTATGGAAAAAATCAAAACCAGATTTACATAAGCGCCCTTGTATTTTCATTATACATAAATAA
- a CDS encoding low molecular weight protein-tyrosine-phosphatase: MKVLMICLGNICRSPLAEGILKSKVSKNITVDSAGTAAWHSGSLPDKRSIAVAKKHGIDLTDQRARQFLVEDFDRFDLIYVMDKSNYVNVCRLAPNENALKKVELILNESHCGKDLEVPDPYYGEDDGFENVFQMLDEACNQIKNKLENA, translated from the coding sequence ATGAAAGTTTTAATGATTTGCTTAGGAAATATTTGTAGATCACCTTTAGCTGAAGGGATTTTAAAATCAAAAGTTTCTAAAAACATAACCGTTGATTCTGCAGGAACAGCCGCTTGGCATTCAGGAAGTTTACCAGACAAACGTTCAATTGCCGTTGCTAAAAAACATGGAATTGATTTAACTGATCAACGTGCTCGACAATTTTTAGTAGAAGATTTTGATCGATTCGATTTAATTTATGTGATGGACAAAAGTAATTATGTCAATGTTTGTCGATTAGCTCCAAATGAAAATGCTTTAAAAAAAGTTGAACTTATTTTAAATGAAAGCCATTGTGGAAAAGATTTAGAAGTTCCAGATCCATATTACGGCGAAGATGATGGATTTGAAAATGTTTTTCAAATGTTAGATGAAGCTTGTAACCAAATTAAAAATAAACTTGAAAACGCTTAA
- the dnaA gene encoding chromosomal replication initiator protein DnaA, producing the protein MLDYTTNNAKSVWNNCLLFIKDNIQEQAFKTWFEPIKAIELTDNVLYIQVPSKFFYEWLEEHYVKILKSALQKELGPSAKLLYKIEMENAQGNKKPFTEQLPSTHREPVKTQELDVPVQQKNPELKNPFVIPGIRNVKIESQLNSNYSFDNFLEGESNRLARNAGMAVANKPGGTAFNPLMLYGGVGLGKTHLAHAIGVEIKEKFPEKTVLYISAEVFTQQYVDSVRKQTRNDFIYFYQLIDVLIVDDIQFLSGKSGTQDVFFHIFNYLHQNGKQVILTSDKAPVDMQDIEQRLLSRFKWGLSAEIQHPDFETRVNIAKSILFRDGVEMPEDVIEYVAKNVKTNVRELEGAIISLIAQSSFNKREITLDLAKSIVEKFVKNVKKDISIDYIQKIVSDYFSLDVETLCSKTRKRHIVQARQLAMFFAKKYTKSSLANIGSQTGDRDHATVLHACKTVDNLLETDKQFKGYFEDINKKLTM; encoded by the coding sequence ATGCTTGATTATACTACCAATAATGCAAAATCTGTATGGAATAACTGTCTTCTTTTCATAAAAGACAATATTCAAGAGCAAGCGTTCAAAACGTGGTTTGAACCAATAAAAGCAATAGAACTAACAGATAATGTTTTGTATATTCAGGTACCTAGTAAATTCTTCTACGAATGGTTAGAAGAACACTATGTAAAGATATTAAAATCTGCTTTACAAAAAGAACTTGGTCCGAGTGCAAAATTATTATATAAGATTGAAATGGAAAATGCTCAAGGAAATAAAAAACCTTTTACAGAGCAGCTTCCAAGTACGCACAGAGAACCTGTTAAAACACAAGAATTAGATGTACCTGTTCAACAAAAAAATCCAGAATTAAAAAATCCTTTTGTTATTCCTGGAATTCGAAATGTAAAAATTGAATCACAATTAAATTCAAATTACAGTTTTGATAATTTTTTAGAAGGAGAATCGAACCGATTAGCTCGTAATGCTGGTATGGCTGTTGCCAACAAACCTGGCGGAACTGCTTTTAATCCGTTGATGTTATATGGAGGTGTTGGATTAGGAAAAACGCATTTAGCTCATGCAATTGGTGTGGAGATTAAAGAGAAGTTTCCCGAAAAAACAGTTTTATACATTTCTGCTGAGGTATTCACACAACAATATGTAGATTCAGTTCGTAAACAAACACGAAACGATTTTATTTATTTCTATCAATTAATTGATGTTTTAATCGTTGATGATATTCAATTTTTATCAGGAAAATCAGGAACACAAGATGTATTCTTTCATATCTTCAACTACTTGCATCAAAACGGAAAACAAGTTATTTTAACTTCGGACAAGGCTCCAGTTGATATGCAAGATATTGAACAACGTTTATTATCTCGTTTTAAATGGGGATTATCTGCAGAGATTCAACATCCTGATTTTGAAACACGCGTGAATATTGCAAAAAGTATTTTATTCCGCGATGGAGTTGAAATGCCTGAAGATGTTATAGAATATGTAGCTAAGAACGTAAAAACAAATGTTCGTGAATTAGAAGGTGCAATCATTTCGTTAATCGCGCAATCATCATTCAACAAACGTGAAATCACTTTAGATTTAGCAAAAAGTATTGTAGAAAAATTCGTTAAGAACGTTAAGAAAGATATTTCAATCGACTACATTCAAAAAATAGTTTCTGATTATTTTAGTTTAGATGTTGAAACATTATGTTCTAAAACAAGAAAAAGACATATCGTGCAAGCAAGACAATTAGCGATGTTTTTTGCAAAAAAATATACCAAATCATCGTTAGCAAATATTGGATCTCAAACGGGTGATCGCGATCATGCCACCGTACTTCATGCTTGTAAAACAGTTGATAATTTGTTAGAAACAGATAAGCAATTCAAAGGTTATTTTGAAGATATAAATAAAAAACTTACCATGTAA
- a CDS encoding acyl-CoA thioesterase, with protein MKKFDIEVRVRYAETDQMGVVYHANYAQYFEIGRVEWLRNQGISYKWMEENGIMLPVVSLTMNYKKPAKYDDILTVTTILKSQTSVKIEFDYEIRNQIGELLTTGYSMLVFIDMKSGRPTLPPNYVTERLNMLK; from the coding sequence ATGAAAAAATTTGATATTGAAGTTAGAGTTCGCTATGCAGAAACAGATCAAATGGGAGTTGTTTATCATGCTAATTATGCCCAATATTTTGAAATAGGACGTGTTGAATGGCTTAGAAATCAAGGGATTTCTTACAAATGGATGGAAGAAAACGGCATCATGCTTCCTGTGGTTTCTCTTACAATGAATTACAAAAAACCAGCAAAGTATGATGACATACTAACAGTTACAACTATACTAAAAAGTCAGACTTCAGTTAAGATTGAATTTGACTATGAAATACGAAATCAAATTGGTGAGTTATTAACAACGGGCTATTCAATGTTGGTGTTTATAGACATGAAATCAGGTCGTCCTACCCTACCACCAAACTATGTTACAGAAAGGTTAAATATGTTAAAATAA
- a CDS encoding ABC transporter permease — translation MKLEYFISKRLATSKEYKSSVSAPIIKIAIVAIAISIIMMLVSVSTGLGLQEKIRDKITSFNGHLTILNYDNNQSEVTTVPISLHQDFYPNFKNVAEVSKIQPFATIAGVVRTPETFEGIIYKGVSANYDFSYITEYLKQGNLPKFATDGMTNEILISDYLARRLKLKVGDKMQTYFMKDSGNKMPYIRSFEIVGIYDSGFKEFDETYVIGDLKHVQRLNKWEKDEVGAFEIYVNDFTKINEINTKIYEDIPSDLNSISITDKYFGIFEWMKLFDFNIYLIIGIMIVVASINMIVALLVLILERTQMIGILKSLGANNWTIRKIFLLNATHIIFRGLIWGNFIGISILLIQKYFGIVKLDPTQYYVAKAPVYLNMLHILGLNGLVIFLCFIILIIPSYIITKVSPVKAIKYQ, via the coding sequence TTGAAATTAGAATATTTTATATCCAAACGTTTAGCTACTTCTAAAGAATATAAAAGTAGTGTTTCTGCACCAATAATAAAAATTGCAATCGTTGCTATTGCCATTAGTATTATAATGATGTTGGTTTCGGTTTCGACCGGATTAGGACTACAAGAAAAAATTAGAGATAAAATAACTTCTTTTAACGGTCATTTAACCATTTTAAATTACGATAACAATCAATCTGAAGTAACAACCGTTCCAATTTCGTTACATCAGGATTTTTATCCAAATTTCAAAAACGTTGCTGAAGTTTCAAAAATCCAGCCCTTTGCAACAATTGCTGGAGTTGTGAGAACACCAGAAACTTTTGAAGGAATCATTTATAAAGGTGTTTCAGCTAATTATGATTTTAGCTACATAACCGAATACCTTAAGCAAGGAAATTTGCCGAAATTTGCAACTGATGGTATGACAAATGAAATTTTGATTTCGGATTATCTAGCGCGTCGATTAAAATTAAAAGTAGGCGATAAAATGCAAACTTATTTTATGAAAGATTCCGGAAATAAAATGCCTTACATTCGAAGTTTTGAAATAGTAGGAATTTATGATTCTGGTTTTAAAGAGTTTGACGAAACTTATGTAATTGGTGATTTAAAGCATGTGCAGCGTTTGAATAAATGGGAGAAAGATGAAGTTGGAGCTTTTGAAATTTATGTAAATGATTTTACAAAAATCAATGAAATCAACACGAAAATTTATGAAGATATTCCGTCTGATTTAAATAGTATTTCTATAACAGACAAATATTTTGGAATTTTTGAATGGATGAAATTGTTTGATTTTAATATTTATCTCATTATTGGAATTATGATTGTGGTTGCAAGTATTAATATGATTGTAGCACTTTTAGTTTTAATTTTAGAACGCACACAAATGATTGGAATTTTGAAATCTTTAGGTGCAAACAATTGGACTATTCGAAAGATATTTTTATTAAATGCAACGCATATAATTTTTCGAGGATTAATTTGGGGTAATTTTATTGGGATTTCAATTTTGTTGATTCAGAAATATTTTGGAATTGTAAAACTAGATCCTACTCAATATTACGTTGCAAAAGCGCCTGTTTATTTAAATATGCTTCATATTTTGGGATTAAATGGTTTGGTGATATTTTTATGTTTTATCATTTTAATAATTCCTTCTTATATTATAACAAAGGTTTCTCCAGTCAAAGCAATAAAATATCAATAA
- a CDS encoding exo-beta-N-acetylmuramidase NamZ domain-containing protein → MKYNSLFKNTFLFAGISFFSIGIWSSSANTISQNSETYFSTDIVKAPIKTGADNYQEYLPLLKGKKVGVLTNQSGIVNTNNESIHLVDFLLNNEVDLKKIYAPEHGFRGTVDAGELIKDGKDSKTGIPIISLYGKNKKPTKEQLKDVDVIVFDLQDVGTRFYTYISSLHYLMEACAENNIEVVVLDRPNPNGATIDGPILDMQFKSFVGMHPIPVLHGMTIGEYAQMINGEKWLENGLQCKLQIVPCSNYDKSMSYSLTIKPSPNLPNDQSINLYPSLCFFEGTNISVGRGTEKQFQVYGSPNLAKTTFSFTPEPNEGARDPMHNGKKCYGEDLSEIDRVEGIQLKWLLKAYQTSGKKEEFFNSFFTNLAGNKKLQNQIKQGLTEKQIKETWTTGIEDFKNTRKKYLIYNDKN, encoded by the coding sequence ATGAAGTATAATTCGCTTTTCAAAAATACATTTTTATTCGCAGGGATTTCTTTTTTTTCAATAGGAATTTGGAGTTCTAGTGCAAATACAATTTCACAAAATTCTGAAACTTACTTTTCAACCGATATAGTCAAAGCACCTATAAAAACAGGAGCAGATAATTATCAGGAATATTTACCTTTATTAAAAGGGAAAAAAGTGGGTGTATTAACCAATCAATCTGGAATTGTGAATACAAATAACGAATCAATACATCTAGTAGATTTTCTATTAAACAATGAAGTTGATTTAAAAAAAATTTATGCTCCAGAACATGGTTTTCGAGGCACGGTCGATGCAGGTGAATTGATCAAAGACGGAAAAGATTCTAAAACAGGAATTCCTATTATTTCGTTATATGGCAAAAATAAAAAACCAACCAAAGAACAATTAAAAGATGTTGATGTAATCGTTTTTGATCTTCAAGATGTTGGAACTCGTTTTTATACTTATATTTCGTCGTTACATTATTTGATGGAAGCTTGCGCCGAAAATAATATTGAAGTTGTTGTTTTGGATAGACCAAATCCGAATGGAGCAACTATTGACGGACCAATTTTGGATATGCAATTTAAAAGTTTTGTTGGCATGCATCCGATTCCTGTTTTACATGGTATGACAATTGGCGAATATGCGCAAATGATAAATGGTGAAAAATGGTTAGAAAACGGTTTACAATGCAAATTACAAATTGTCCCTTGTTCGAATTACGATAAAAGCATGTCGTATTCATTAACCATCAAACCATCTCCAAATTTACCAAACGATCAATCGATAAATTTGTATCCGAGTTTGTGTTTTTTTGAAGGAACAAACATAAGTGTTGGACGAGGAACAGAAAAACAATTTCAAGTTTATGGTTCACCAAATTTAGCTAAAACAACATTTAGTTTTACTCCTGAACCAAATGAAGGTGCAAGAGATCCAATGCACAATGGCAAAAAATGTTATGGCGAAGATTTATCTGAAATTGATCGAGTTGAAGGAATTCAATTAAAATGGCTTTTAAAAGCGTATCAAACTTCAGGAAAAAAAGAAGAATTTTTTAATTCTTTTTTTACAAATTTAGCTGGAAATAAAAAATTGCAAAATCAAATCAAACAAGGCTTGACCGAAAAGCAAATCAAAGAAACTTGGACAACCGGGATTGAAGATTTTAAAAATACTAGAAAAAAATATTTAATCTATAACGACAAAAATTAA